The Zobellia alginiliquefaciens genome contains a region encoding:
- a CDS encoding tetratricopeptide repeat-containing sensor histidine kinase, with product MATVILLGALNLHAQESGKDLHAPPPRITFSTIPTHQEESLKSHYEALKYAEFGNQRFSIFEQLMEEHITRGNTDSILHYGNLYVKELGNWQKPDSLKTFHYAKAHYFLGIGNHFNGLLDKSIEWHIKGLQDAEATNSTEFQYRNKIGLSHNYILKSETDKALVVLTKAVLNYGTEFPKLTIQAHLLMGNAHLFKQEYDLARTDYEEALRMALDFKDAEKELSAKLNLAKLAEAQQDYEKAFQGYESVRNQALARDFTAIYFEGSLLLAKLYYKEEMYKTANIALSFAYINAIDRENLQFQKEALMIQARSFAKLDDYKNAYAVMTQLSGVNHQINTKQQREIIKELEIQYETLEKEKAISSLEEDQLIKAAELKRQKTVQKAFLIGFLVILIPIIALLYVYYQKIQTQSELNKKQEIINQQKVTTLKQEQELNLIKASIDGQDEERKRIAQELHDSIGGNLAGIKLQVASMTSESDRWKDINGQLDETYQLVRDISHTLIPKKFRQNAFSDLIREYIASISRSGTLKIGFHPHPEVDINAIDDTVQMELFKMIQELMTNTLKHAEASKVDLHLSLLNHELSLLFEDNGKGFDTTATNHGIGFENIQSRITQLNGTLHIDSTPNRGTVIAIEIPIKKISHEI from the coding sequence TTGGCAACAGTTATTCTGTTGGGCGCTTTAAATCTGCATGCCCAAGAATCTGGGAAAGACTTGCATGCCCCACCGCCACGCATCACTTTTTCGACCATTCCAACCCATCAGGAAGAATCGTTAAAATCACATTACGAAGCTTTAAAATATGCCGAGTTTGGAAATCAGCGGTTTTCCATATTTGAGCAATTAATGGAAGAACATATTACAAGAGGCAACACGGATTCCATTTTACACTATGGCAATCTTTACGTAAAAGAATTGGGCAACTGGCAAAAACCGGACTCCTTAAAAACGTTCCACTATGCTAAAGCACATTACTTTTTAGGCATCGGAAATCATTTTAATGGCCTTTTAGACAAATCTATTGAATGGCATATAAAAGGGCTTCAAGATGCAGAAGCTACGAACTCCACTGAATTTCAATACCGGAATAAAATAGGTCTATCACACAACTACATCCTAAAATCAGAAACGGATAAAGCGCTAGTGGTGCTTACCAAAGCCGTATTGAATTATGGAACAGAATTTCCAAAACTGACCATACAAGCCCATCTTCTCATGGGTAATGCCCATCTTTTTAAACAAGAATATGACCTTGCCCGTACAGACTACGAAGAGGCATTGCGCATGGCGTTGGACTTTAAAGATGCAGAAAAAGAATTATCGGCTAAATTAAATTTAGCCAAACTTGCCGAAGCACAACAAGATTATGAAAAGGCATTTCAAGGGTATGAATCCGTTAGGAATCAAGCTTTGGCCCGTGATTTTACCGCTATCTATTTTGAAGGCTCATTGCTCTTGGCCAAATTGTACTATAAAGAGGAAATGTACAAAACCGCAAATATTGCATTGAGTTTTGCCTATATCAACGCCATAGATCGCGAAAACCTTCAGTTTCAAAAAGAAGCTTTGATGATACAGGCCAGGAGTTTTGCCAAGTTAGATGATTATAAAAATGCGTACGCGGTAATGACCCAATTGTCCGGTGTCAACCATCAAATAAATACCAAACAACAACGGGAAATCATAAAAGAACTAGAAATTCAATATGAAACTCTAGAAAAAGAAAAGGCTATTTCCAGCCTTGAGGAAGACCAACTCATCAAGGCTGCAGAACTCAAAAGGCAGAAGACCGTTCAAAAAGCATTTCTTATTGGTTTCCTCGTGATTCTAATTCCTATAATCGCTTTACTCTATGTCTACTATCAAAAGATACAGACGCAAAGCGAATTGAACAAAAAGCAAGAAATAATTAATCAACAAAAGGTTACTACGCTAAAACAGGAACAAGAACTTAACCTTATTAAAGCATCTATTGATGGGCAAGATGAAGAGCGGAAAAGAATTGCCCAAGAACTACATGATAGTATTGGTGGCAACCTTGCCGGAATAAAGTTGCAAGTAGCTTCCATGACCAGTGAATCCGATAGATGGAAAGATATTAACGGACAATTGGACGAGACATATCAATTGGTACGGGACATCTCACACACGCTGATTCCCAAAAAGTTTAGACAAAATGCTTTTTCCGATTTGATACGGGAATATATTGCCTCTATTTCGCGTAGCGGAACACTAAAAATAGGTTTTCACCCACATCCTGAAGTGGATATTAATGCGATTGACGATACGGTCCAAATGGAACTTTTTAAGATGATACAGGAGTTAATGACCAATACGTTAAAACATGCGGAAGCTTCAAAAGTAGACCTTCACCTGAGTCTTTTAAACCATGAACTATCCTTACTTTTTGAAGACAACGGCAAAGGTTTTGACACCACAGCAACGAACCACGGTATCGGTTTTGAGAATATACAAAGTAGAATCACCCAACTTAACGGCACGCTTCACATAGACTCAACACCCAACAGAGGAACCGTAATAGCTATTGAAATACCTATAAAAAAAATATCACATGAAATATAA
- a CDS encoding YpdA family putative bacillithiol disulfide reductase encodes MEHFRVVIIGGGPIGIACALEAQKNGLNYVILEKGPIVNSLFNYPQNMQFFSSSEKLEIDNIPFISTEAKPKRNEALEYYRRIVTSNDLNIRLFEKVKNVEKTQNGFSIVSSKNTYTADKVIVATGFYDLPNTLNIPGEDLPKIAHYYKDPHFYASQKLAVVGASNSAIDAALECYRKGAEVTLIIRGDEVGPRVKYWVRPDIINRIEEGSIKAYFNSKLTEVRQSEIVIDTPEGTVTLQNDFVLALTGYMPNFDFITHMGIKLSEDAKKLPQYDPETMETNVAGIYLAGVICGGMETHKWFIENSRIHAKMIISSILKEKEISTT; translated from the coding sequence ATGGAGCATTTTCGAGTTGTAATTATAGGTGGAGGACCTATAGGAATAGCATGTGCCCTTGAAGCCCAAAAAAATGGATTGAACTACGTGATTCTTGAAAAAGGCCCTATCGTAAATTCATTGTTCAACTATCCGCAGAACATGCAGTTTTTCTCTTCTTCGGAAAAGTTGGAAATAGATAACATTCCATTTATAAGCACAGAGGCAAAACCTAAACGCAATGAAGCGTTAGAATATTACAGAAGGATAGTTACCTCCAATGATTTAAATATAAGGCTATTTGAAAAAGTGAAAAACGTAGAAAAGACACAGAATGGATTTTCGATCGTTTCCTCAAAAAATACGTACACCGCGGACAAAGTTATTGTGGCTACCGGATTTTATGACTTACCAAATACGCTGAACATACCGGGAGAAGACTTACCTAAGATAGCTCACTATTACAAAGACCCGCATTTTTATGCCAGTCAAAAACTGGCTGTTGTAGGCGCCAGTAATTCGGCTATTGATGCTGCTTTAGAATGTTACCGCAAAGGTGCCGAGGTTACTTTAATTATTAGAGGTGACGAAGTTGGCCCCAGGGTAAAATACTGGGTTCGTCCTGATATAATCAACCGTATTGAGGAGGGCAGTATTAAAGCCTACTTTAATTCGAAATTAACGGAAGTGCGGCAAAGTGAAATTGTAATTGATACTCCAGAAGGAACGGTTACCCTTCAGAACGACTTTGTATTGGCTTTGACCGGTTACATGCCCAATTTTGATTTTATAACCCATATGGGTATTAAACTTTCAGAAGACGCCAAGAAGCTACCTCAATATGACCCAGAAACCATGGAAACCAATGTTGCCGGCATTTACTTGGCCGGTGTGATTTGCGGTGGTATGGAAACCCATAAATGGTTTATTGAAAACTCTAGAATACATGCTAAAATGATAATTTCCTCCATTCTAAAGGAAAAAGAGATTAGCACTACATAA